The following are encoded in a window of Sulfitobacter sp. S190 genomic DNA:
- the atpA gene encoding F0F1 ATP synthase subunit alpha, whose product MGIQAAEISAILKDQIKNFGQEAEVAEVGRVLSVGDGIARVYGLDNVQAGEMVEFPGGIQGMALNLEADNVGVVIFGSDRDIKEGDVVKRTNSIVDVPIGDELLGRVVDGLGNPIDGKGPIGASKRGLAEVKAPGIIPRKSVHEPMATGLKSVDAMIPIGRGQRELIIGDRQTGKTAVALDAMLNQAQVNERAGDDESKKMYCVYVAIGQKRSTVAQLVKKLEETGAIEYSIVVAATASEPAPMQFLAPYSATAMAEHFRDNGRHALIVYDDLSKQAVSYRQMSLLLRRPPGREAYPGDVFYLHSRLLERSAKLGDDAGNGSLTALPIIETQGGDVSAFIPTNVISITDGQIFLETELFYQGIRPAVNTGLSVSRVGSSAQTKAMSSVAGPVKLSLAQYREMAAFAQFGSDLDAATQQLLARGARLTELMKQPQYNPLTNAEIVCVIYAGTNGYLDKIDVTEVGRYEAGLLSHLRGKHADLLDDITQNDRKVKDELEDKIKAALDAFAADFS is encoded by the coding sequence ATGGGTATCCAAGCTGCAGAGATTTCTGCGATCCTGAAAGACCAGATCAAGAACTTTGGTCAGGAAGCCGAAGTGGCCGAAGTGGGCCGCGTTCTGAGCGTTGGCGATGGTATCGCCCGCGTTTACGGTCTGGACAATGTTCAGGCCGGTGAAATGGTTGAATTCCCCGGCGGTATTCAGGGTATGGCCCTGAACCTCGAAGCCGACAATGTCGGTGTCGTGATCTTCGGGTCCGACCGTGACATCAAGGAAGGCGACGTCGTAAAGCGGACGAACTCCATCGTGGACGTGCCAATCGGTGACGAACTGCTGGGCCGCGTTGTGGACGGTCTGGGTAACCCCATCGACGGCAAAGGCCCCATCGGCGCGTCCAAGCGCGGTCTGGCCGAAGTCAAAGCGCCGGGCATCATCCCGCGCAAATCCGTGCACGAGCCCATGGCGACCGGCCTGAAATCCGTCGACGCGATGATCCCGATCGGCCGTGGCCAGCGTGAGCTGATCATTGGTGACCGCCAGACCGGTAAAACAGCCGTGGCACTTGACGCGATGCTGAACCAGGCGCAGGTCAACGAGCGTGCGGGCGACGACGAGAGCAAGAAGATGTACTGTGTGTACGTTGCGATCGGCCAGAAACGCTCCACCGTGGCGCAGCTTGTGAAAAAGCTCGAAGAAACCGGTGCCATCGAATATTCCATCGTTGTGGCCGCGACCGCGTCCGAGCCTGCCCCCATGCAGTTCCTCGCGCCCTATTCCGCGACCGCGATGGCAGAGCACTTCCGCGACAATGGCCGTCACGCCCTGATCGTGTACGATGATCTGTCCAAACAGGCCGTGTCCTACCGCCAGATGTCCCTGCTGCTGCGTCGTCCGCCCGGGCGTGAAGCCTATCCCGGTGACGTTTTCTATCTCCACTCCCGTCTGCTCGAGCGGTCGGCGAAACTGGGTGATGATGCGGGCAACGGCTCGCTGACGGCCCTGCCGATCATCGAAACCCAAGGTGGCGACGTGTCCGCGTTTATTCCGACAAACGTGATTTCGATCACCGACGGTCAGATCTTCCTGGAAACGGAACTGTTCTACCAGGGTATCCGCCCCGCCGTGAACACCGGTCTGTCGGTTTCGCGCGTTGGCTCCTCGGCTCAAACCAAGGCGATGTCGAGCGTGGCCGGTCCGGTGAAACTGTCGCTGGCCCAGTACCGCGAAATGGCTGCCTTTGCGCAGTTCGGCTCCGACCTTGATGCCGCAACCCAGCAGCTGCTGGCCCGTGGTGCGCGTCTGACCGAGCTGATGAAACAGCCCCAGTACAACCCGCTGACCAACGCCGAAATCGTTTGCGTCATCTATGCCGGTACCAACGGTTACCTCGACAAGATCGACGTGACCGAAGTTGGCCGTTACGAGGCGGGCTTGCTGAGCCACCTGCGCGGCAAACACGCCGACCTGCTCGACGACATCACCCAAAACGACCGCAAGGTGAAAGACGAGCTGGAAGACAAAATCAAGGCGGCTCTCGACGCGTTCGCTGCTGACTTCTCGTAA
- a CDS encoding F0F1 ATP synthase subunit gamma, whose amino-acid sequence MANLKDLKNRIASVKSTRKITKAMQMVAAAKLRRAQEAAEASRPYTERFNAVMASLAASVGGSDSAPKLLSGTGKDDVHLLVVMTAERGLCGGFNANIAKKARAFAQERLAEGKTVKILTVGKKGRDQLKRDLGDHFVGHVDLTEVKRVGYTDAQGIAKDVLTRFEDGEFDIATLFFAEFVNVVSQIPQAQQVIPAKFDADEGAGDSAETLFDYEPSEEAILADLLPRGVATAIFSALLENGASEQGARMSAMDNATRNAGEMIEDLTIEYNRSRQAVITNELIEIISGAEAL is encoded by the coding sequence ATGGCTAATCTCAAAGACCTTAAAAACAGGATCGCGTCGGTCAAATCGACCCGCAAGATCACAAAGGCCATGCAAATGGTTGCCGCGGCGAAACTTCGCCGCGCGCAGGAGGCTGCCGAAGCGTCGCGCCCCTATACCGAACGCTTCAACGCCGTCATGGCGTCGCTGGCCGCTTCGGTTGGCGGGTCCGATTCCGCGCCCAAACTGCTAAGCGGTACGGGCAAGGATGACGTGCATCTGCTGGTCGTCATGACGGCCGAGCGCGGATTGTGCGGTGGCTTCAACGCCAACATCGCGAAAAAGGCCCGTGCCTTCGCGCAGGAACGGCTCGCCGAAGGCAAGACCGTGAAAATCCTGACCGTGGGCAAAAAAGGCCGTGATCAGCTGAAGCGTGATCTGGGCGACCATTTCGTGGGCCACGTCGACCTCACCGAGGTCAAGCGCGTGGGCTACACGGACGCACAGGGCATCGCAAAAGACGTGCTGACGCGCTTCGAAGACGGCGAATTCGATATCGCCACATTGTTCTTCGCCGAGTTCGTCAACGTGGTCAGCCAGATCCCGCAGGCCCAACAGGTCATCCCGGCCAAGTTCGACGCTGACGAAGGGGCGGGCGATAGTGCGGAAACACTGTTCGACTACGAGCCTTCCGAAGAGGCGATCCTGGCGGACCTGCTGCCGCGCGGCGTGGCAACTGCGATCTTCTCGGCCTTGCTGGAAAACGGCGCATCCGAACAGGGTGCACGGATGTCGGCAATGGACAACGCAACCCGCAACGCGGGCGAGATGATCGAAGATCTGACCATCGAATACAACCGTTCGCGTCAGGCCGTCATCACGAACGAGCTGATCGAAATCATTTCCGGCGCGGAAGCGCTGTAA